From the Candidatus Binatia bacterium genome, one window contains:
- a CDS encoding aminoacyl-tRNA deacylase has product MAKKTRHLGETPAIAWLRRHDVAFGEHAYDYVDRGGTAESSRQLGVPEHEVIKTLVMQDEAREPLIVLMHGDRQVSTKSLARAAGVKSIEPCKPEVAERHSGYLVGGTSPFATRKSMRVFVEKTVLDLPRIFLNGGRRGHLVSISPSVLTELLGAEPVSCAI; this is encoded by the coding sequence GTGGCGAAAAAGACGCGGCACCTCGGCGAGACTCCGGCCATCGCGTGGCTGCGCCGCCACGACGTCGCCTTCGGCGAGCATGCCTACGATTACGTCGACCGCGGCGGCACTGCCGAATCTTCGCGGCAGCTCGGCGTGCCCGAGCACGAGGTCATCAAGACGCTGGTGATGCAGGACGAGGCGCGCGAGCCGCTGATCGTGCTGATGCACGGCGACCGGCAGGTCAGCACCAAGTCCCTTGCCCGCGCCGCAGGCGTAAAATCGATCGAGCCGTGCAAACCGGAGGTCGCCGAGCGCCACAGCGGTTACCTCGTCGGGGGAACTTCCCCGTTCGCGACGCGAAAATCGATGCGCGTTTTCGTCGAGAAGACGGTGCTCGACCTGCCGCGGATCTTCCTCAACGGAGGACGGCGCGGGCATCTGGTTTCCATATCGCCGTCGGTGCTGACCGAGCTTCTCGGCGCCGAGCCCGTCAGCTGCGCGATCTGA
- a CDS encoding methylated-DNA--[protein]-cysteine S-methyltransferase translates to MILENCELTSPVGLLTLAVHEKRVVALSFGSLTARQCAYLERRFPKFEKRRHKDPAGVATRLRAYFDGDLDALAPIDVESWGTPFQQRVWAALRTIPAGQTRSYGELAAEIGSPAAVRAVGAANGANPVGIIVPCHRVIGSNGTLTGFGGGLEAKRWLLDHEAAQLDLPRPWAPEAPQPLSTLAGWIV, encoded by the coding sequence ATGATCCTCGAAAACTGCGAGCTCACCTCCCCTGTCGGTCTCCTCACGCTTGCGGTCCACGAAAAGCGCGTCGTCGCGCTGAGTTTCGGATCGCTTACCGCGCGGCAATGCGCGTACCTCGAACGGCGCTTTCCCAAGTTCGAAAAGCGCCGTCACAAGGACCCGGCCGGCGTGGCTACGCGGCTTCGAGCGTACTTTGACGGCGACCTCGATGCGCTGGCTCCGATCGACGTCGAAAGCTGGGGCACGCCGTTCCAGCAGCGCGTCTGGGCTGCGCTGCGCACGATTCCGGCCGGCCAGACGCGAAGCTACGGAGAGCTTGCCGCCGAGATCGGCTCACCTGCTGCGGTTCGTGCAGTCGGAGCGGCAAACGGTGCCAATCCCGTCGGCATCATCGTGCCTTGCCATCGCGTCATCGGAAGCAACGGGACGCTGACCGGCTTCGGCGGCGGTCTCGAAGCGAAACGCTGGCTGCTCGACCACGAAGCCGCGCAGCTCGACCTGCCTCGTCCGTGGGCTCCCGAAGCACCGCAGCCTCTTTCGACCCTGGCCGGCTGGATCGTTTGA
- a CDS encoding carboxymuconolactone decarboxylase family protein, translating to MESAIRAQDIPRTASPEAAAPRLAPIRSWNPLVWLTTLIYRFSIGSTAPVGVIFARAPRTLLAHILLMATSEYGLSLDARLRSLARVYGSRVNGCLYCDDLETRLALQHKSVERADVDALPSFRTSDRFSAREKAALQYIEEVNTTRRASDETFENLRRHFAEREIVELTWLNAVGNYLNLQAKPLGLLPDGACEIPARASDAKPVR from the coding sequence ATGGAATCGGCAATTCGCGCTCAAGATATTCCCCGTACGGCTTCGCCCGAAGCCGCCGCCCCGCGCCTGGCACCGATCCGTTCGTGGAACCCGCTGGTGTGGCTGACCACGCTGATCTACCGCTTCTCGATCGGCTCGACCGCGCCGGTCGGCGTCATCTTCGCAAGGGCGCCGCGCACGCTGCTGGCCCACATCCTGCTGATGGCCACTTCGGAGTACGGCCTTTCGCTCGACGCGAGATTGCGCAGCCTCGCGCGCGTCTACGGCTCCAGGGTCAACGGCTGCCTCTACTGCGACGACCTCGAGACGCGCCTTGCGCTGCAACACAAGTCCGTCGAGCGCGCCGACGTCGATGCATTGCCTTCGTTCCGTACCAGCGACCGTTTCAGCGCTCGCGAAAAAGCTGCCCTCCAGTACATCGAAGAAGTGAACACGACCAGGCGTGCGAGCGACGAGACGTTCGAGAATCTGCGGCGCCACTTCGCTGAGCGCGAGATCGTCGAGCTGACCTGGCTCAATGCCGTCGGCAACTATCTCAATCTCCAGGCCAAGCCGCTCGGCCTGCTCCCCGACGGTGCCTGCGAAATCCCGGCTCGCGCAAGCGACGCGAAACCCGTTCGCTGA
- a CDS encoding AlkA N-terminal domain-containing protein, whose protein sequence is MDLDPSRCYEAILTRDRRFDGRFFTGVVTTGIYCRPVCPVCPPKLKNMRFYPCAAAAEAAGFRPCKRCRPETAPGTPAWAGSSAVVSRALRLIGEGGLDDDGDLERFAARLGIGERQLRRLFAQHLGASPSDVARARRVHFARTLIDQTDLPVSEIAMTSGFTSIRQFNHSLKATFGRSPTELRGPKTRTGESANAGVLVRLPYRPPLAWEAMLEFLAHRAIPGVESVENGAYRRTISIDGVAGTIEVRRGGDPRAAGATRRTAGKDAPHHAAHLVMRVELANCHNLIGVVEKVRRIFDLGADFPRIAEQLSQAEPLRSLVAALPGLRVPGAWDGFEMAVRGVLGQQITVHGATTMARRLAEEFGTPLPAPRGSLTHVFPSAAALAEADLSRIGLTRARAATIRTLAVAIASGELKLDAALGLDEAVERLCAIPGMGPWTANYIAMRALAEPDAFLESDIGLRRALSESEPAAPARQVLRSAEAWRPWRSYAVIYLWHSLAARPRAMEKAS, encoded by the coding sequence ATGGATCTCGACCCGTCGCGCTGTTACGAGGCCATCCTCACCCGGGACCGCCGTTTCGACGGGCGCTTTTTCACGGGCGTTGTGACCACCGGAATCTATTGCCGCCCGGTGTGCCCGGTATGCCCGCCGAAACTGAAAAACATGCGTTTCTACCCGTGCGCGGCCGCGGCTGAGGCAGCCGGGTTCCGCCCCTGCAAGCGTTGCCGCCCCGAAACCGCGCCCGGAACGCCGGCGTGGGCCGGCAGCTCGGCCGTCGTGTCGCGCGCCTTGCGGTTGATCGGCGAAGGCGGCCTCGACGACGATGGAGACCTCGAGCGTTTCGCGGCGCGCCTCGGCATCGGCGAGCGCCAGTTGCGGCGCCTGTTCGCGCAGCATCTGGGCGCGTCTCCGAGCGACGTCGCGCGCGCCAGGCGCGTGCACTTCGCGCGCACGTTGATCGACCAGACCGATCTTCCGGTATCCGAGATCGCGATGACGTCGGGATTCACGAGCATCCGGCAGTTCAACCATTCGCTGAAGGCGACATTCGGACGCTCGCCCACCGAGCTTCGCGGTCCGAAGACAAGAACCGGCGAGTCCGCCAACGCAGGCGTTCTCGTGCGACTCCCGTACCGTCCGCCGCTGGCATGGGAAGCGATGCTCGAGTTCCTCGCGCACCGCGCGATTCCCGGCGTCGAGAGCGTCGAAAACGGCGCGTACCGGCGCACGATCTCGATCGACGGCGTCGCGGGCACGATCGAAGTGCGCCGCGGCGGTGACCCGCGTGCGGCCGGCGCTACGCGACGAACGGCAGGCAAGGACGCGCCGCACCACGCGGCGCACCTGGTGATGCGCGTAGAGCTGGCGAATTGCCACAACCTGATCGGCGTCGTCGAAAAGGTCCGTCGGATTTTCGACCTCGGCGCCGATTTTCCGCGCATCGCCGAGCAGCTCTCGCAGGCCGAGCCGCTTCGCAGCCTGGTCGCTGCGCTGCCCGGTCTTCGAGTGCCGGGCGCATGGGACGGATTCGAGATGGCGGTGCGCGGAGTGCTCGGGCAGCAGATCACGGTGCACGGAGCGACGACGATGGCGCGACGCCTGGCCGAGGAATTCGGCACGCCGCTGCCGGCTCCTCGCGGCTCGCTCACGCATGTTTTCCCTTCCGCTGCCGCACTGGCCGAGGCCGATCTTTCGCGCATCGGCCTGACGCGCGCTCGCGCCGCGACCATCCGCACTCTGGCCGTCGCGATTGCCAGCGGCGAGCTCAAGCTCGATGCGGCGCTCGGTCTGGACGAAGCAGTCGAGCGCCTCTGTGCGATTCCCGGAATGGGACCGTGGACGGCCAACTACATCGCGATGCGTGCGCTCGCCGAACCGGACGCATTCCTGGAAAGCGACATCGGACTGCGCCGCGCGCTGTCGGAAAGCGAGCCTGCGGCCCCGGCGCGCCAGGTGCTTCGCAGCGCCGAAGCGTGGCGGCCGTGGCGCTCTTATGCGGTGATCTATTTGTGGCACAGCCTGGCGGCCAGGCCGCGGGCGATGGAGAAAGCATCATGA